A window from Sphingopyxis alaskensis RB2256 encodes these proteins:
- a CDS encoding peptidylprolyl isomerase: MTHRLLAAAAAFALALPAAAEEPPPTPLSPGEIVDAAPAADWVAIAPSDLLVMDLAPDAAGKARRVVIQLMPAPFSQGWIGNIRKLAAAHWWDGTSINRVQDNYVVQWGDATEKKALPNGLVTVRESEYEAPLDKYLQAALHTKMKSEEAGLLAAFRQSGDKKVQAVKWAIPRDPFAEETLVFRGWPIAVDRQEQSAWPVHCYGMVGVGRNLSPDTGSGAELYTVIGHAPRHLDRNIALVGRVVAGIEHLSSLPRGTGALGFYEEEAQRVPIASVRIASELPAAAQPRFEYLSTESASFAKYADARANRRDPFFIRPAGGADICNIPVPVRRVGTK; this comes from the coding sequence ATGACGCATCGCCTCCTCGCCGCCGCCGCGGCTTTCGCTCTTGCCCTTCCCGCCGCCGCTGAGGAGCCGCCCCCCACGCCGCTGTCGCCGGGGGAAATCGTCGATGCGGCGCCCGCGGCGGACTGGGTCGCGATTGCGCCCTCGGACCTTTTGGTCATGGACCTAGCGCCGGATGCAGCGGGCAAGGCGCGCCGCGTCGTCATTCAGCTGATGCCCGCGCCCTTCAGCCAGGGGTGGATCGGCAATATCCGCAAGCTCGCCGCGGCGCACTGGTGGGACGGCACCAGCATCAACCGCGTTCAGGACAATTATGTCGTGCAATGGGGCGATGCGACGGAGAAGAAGGCTTTGCCGAATGGCTTGGTGACGGTGCGTGAGAGCGAATATGAAGCGCCGCTCGACAAGTATTTGCAGGCGGCATTGCATACGAAAATGAAGTCTGAGGAAGCCGGGCTGCTAGCTGCCTTCCGTCAATCGGGAGACAAGAAGGTTCAGGCGGTCAAGTGGGCAATTCCGCGCGATCCCTTCGCCGAGGAGACCCTTGTTTTTAGGGGCTGGCCGATTGCCGTTGATCGTCAAGAACAGTCCGCCTGGCCCGTTCACTGCTATGGCATGGTCGGCGTCGGCCGCAACCTTTCGCCCGATACCGGCAGCGGCGCCGAACTTTATACCGTGATCGGTCATGCGCCGCGTCATCTAGACCGCAATATCGCGCTCGTCGGCCGCGTCGTCGCGGGGATCGAACATCTGTCGAGTCTGCCGCGTGGGACGGGCGCGCTCGGCTTCTATGAAGAGGAAGCGCAGCGGGTGCCGATCGCGTCTGTGCGCATTGCGAGCGAGTTGCCTGCCGCGGCACAGCCCCGGTTCGAATATCTGTCGACCGAGAGCGCGAGCTTTGCGAAATATGCCGACGCGCGCGCCAATCGTCGCGATCCCTTTTTCATCCGGCCTGCGGGGGGCGCCGACATCTGCAACATTCCGGTGCCGGTGCGCCGGGTCGGAACGAAGTAG
- a CDS encoding glycine--tRNA ligase subunit alpha: MAVVADVEGKKPLSFQDMILTLHAYWSARGCAILQPYDMRVGAGTFHPATTLRSLGPEPWNVAYVQPSRRPTDGRYGENPNRLQHYYQYQVILKPSPADLQEQYLGSLAAIGIDPLLHDIRFVEDDWESPTLGAWGLGWEVWCDGMEVTQFTYFQQMGGFDCKPVAGELTYGLERLAMYIQNVDNVYDLRFSDPVGDVPGVSYGDVFLENERQFSKWNFEVADTDALFAGFKAAEAECQRAIDAGVPLAAYDQAIEASHLFNLLQARGVISVQERANYMARVRDLAKGSCKAWIDSQSERWTQNYPGWTL; this comes from the coding sequence ATGGCGGTCGTGGCCGACGTCGAAGGGAAAAAGCCCCTCAGCTTTCAGGACATGATCCTGACGCTGCACGCCTATTGGAGCGCGCGTGGCTGCGCGATTTTACAGCCTTATGACATGCGCGTCGGGGCGGGGACGTTCCATCCGGCTACGACCTTGCGCAGCCTCGGCCCCGAGCCGTGGAACGTCGCCTATGTCCAGCCGAGCCGTCGGCCCACCGATGGCCGCTATGGCGAGAATCCGAACCGGCTTCAGCATTATTATCAGTATCAGGTGATATTGAAGCCATCGCCCGCCGACTTGCAGGAACAATATCTCGGCAGCCTCGCCGCGATCGGCATCGACCCGCTGCTCCACGACATCCGTTTCGTCGAGGATGACTGGGAATCGCCGACGCTCGGCGCGTGGGGGCTGGGCTGGGAGGTCTGGTGCGACGGAATGGAGGTGACGCAGTTCACCTATTTTCAGCAGATGGGCGGTTTCGACTGCAAGCCCGTCGCGGGCGAGCTGACCTACGGCCTCGAACGGCTCGCCATGTATATCCAGAATGTCGACAATGTGTACGACCTCAGGTTTTCCGACCCCGTCGGCGATGTGCCGGGCGTGAGCTATGGCGACGTGTTTCTGGAAAACGAACGGCAATTTTCGAAATGGAACTTCGAGGTTGCCGACACCGACGCGCTGTTCGCGGGCTTCAAGGCCGCCGAGGCCGAATGCCAGCGGGCGATCGATGCGGGGGTGCCCTTGGCCGCCTATGACCAAGCGATCGAGGCGAGCCACCTGTTCAACCTGCTCCAGGCGCGCGGCGTGATCAGCGTGCAGGAACGCGCCAACTACATGGCCCGCGTCCGCGACCTCGCAAAAGGCAGCTGCAAGGCATGGATCGACAGCCAGTCCGAACGCTGGACCCAAAACTATCCGGGGTGGACGCTGTGA
- a CDS encoding TraB/GumN family protein, which yields MTTWFKILASSCAIIPFAQCALIPGGNIVHAAETPPAPVTMAPATAAETAPETADADPALWVVRDEDTTIYLFGTVHVLKPGLSWFDEAVKDAFDKSDQLMLELVLPDDQAEVARTMLPLAIDANGTTLTSRLDAEQLAAYQAAMASVGLPPAQFDMFEPWFPAITLSVLPLTKLGYDPEQGAEKQLTRFARASGKPVAGFETLGEQLGFFDSLPEAQQIAFLNSVVKDLDKLGPTLDRMVVLWAKGDPDGLAVAMNESLAATPALAQTLLYDRNARWADALKARMEQPGTVFVAVGAGHLAGEKSVQDYLKERGLTVTRVDY from the coding sequence ATGACGACCTGGTTCAAGATTCTCGCCTCCAGCTGCGCGATCATTCCCTTTGCGCAGTGCGCACTGATCCCCGGCGGCAATATCGTCCACGCGGCCGAAACGCCCCCCGCCCCTGTCACAATGGCGCCCGCGACCGCCGCCGAGACCGCCCCCGAGACCGCCGATGCCGACCCCGCGCTGTGGGTGGTCAGGGACGAGGACACGACCATCTATCTGTTCGGCACCGTCCATGTGCTGAAACCCGGCCTCAGCTGGTTCGACGAGGCGGTGAAGGATGCGTTCGACAAGTCCGACCAGCTGATGCTCGAACTCGTGCTGCCCGACGATCAGGCCGAGGTGGCCAGGACGATGCTGCCGCTCGCGATCGACGCGAACGGCACGACGCTGACCTCGCGGCTCGATGCCGAGCAGCTCGCGGCCTATCAGGCGGCGATGGCGAGCGTCGGCCTGCCTCCGGCGCAATTCGACATGTTCGAACCCTGGTTCCCCGCGATCACCCTGTCGGTCCTGCCGCTCACCAAATTGGGCTATGACCCCGAACAGGGCGCCGAAAAGCAGCTCACGCGCTTTGCCAGGGCCAGCGGCAAGCCGGTCGCGGGATTCGAAACACTGGGCGAACAGCTCGGCTTCTTCGACAGCCTGCCCGAAGCGCAGCAGATCGCCTTCCTCAATTCGGTGGTGAAGGATCTCGACAAGCTGGGGCCGACGCTCGACAGGATGGTCGTGCTGTGGGCGAAGGGCGATCCCGACGGACTCGCGGTCGCGATGAACGAAAGCCTCGCCGCAACGCCCGCGCTGGCGCAGACGCTGCTTTACGATCGCAACGCGCGCTGGGCCGACGCGCTCAAGGCGCGGATGGAGCAGCCGGGCACGGTGTTCGTCGCGGTCGGCGCGGGGCATCTGGCGGGCGAGAAAAGCGTGCAGGATTATCTGAAAGAGCGCGGCCTGACCGTAACGCGGGTCGATTATTGA
- the ppdK gene encoding pyruvate, phosphate dikinase: MTKMVHLFGGAVTTAERSKELLGGKGSNLAEMASIGLPVPPGFTITTDVCTAYYANGEQFPAGLVEEVAAGIAHIEGITGKRFGDAVDPLLVSVRSGARVSMPGMMDTVLNLGLNDKTVVGLAEASGDPRFAWDSYRRFVQMYADVVMGLDHAEFEEALEIAKEDKGFYLDTEMAAEDWQALVKQYQAIVERETGAPFPQEPKDQLWGAVGAVFASWESDRAKVYRRLNSIPAEWGTAVNVQAMVFGNMGDTSATGVAFTRDPATGERAWYGEWLINAQGEDVVAGIRTPQYLTKAARERAGARPLSMEEAMPETFAELGRVFDTLETHYRDMQDIEFTVERGKLWMLQTRSGKRTAKAALKIAVDMAAEGLITEEEAVGRVDPGALDQLLHPTLDPKAPRDVLTKGLPASPGAASGKIMFDADSAEKAAAMGEAVILVRVETSPEDIHGMHAAKGILTARGGMTSHAAVVARGMGRPCVSGAGGLSIDGAARVLRVGGRELREGDILTLDGSTGEVMAGEVPTLMPELVGDFGTLMGWADKVRRMKVRTNAETPQDARVARDFGAEGIGLCRTEHMFFDAARITAVREMILADSEEGRRAALAKLLPEQRGDFAAIFGVMAGLPVTIRLLDPPLHEFLPTREEDFADVAAAAGVGIEALKARANELHEFNPMLGHRGCRLGVTYPEIYEMQARAIFEAACDVAAETGAAPVPEVMIPLVATRREFDLMKAVVDAQAKAVFAEKGREIAYLVGTMIELPRAALMAGEIAETAEFFSFGTNDLTQTTIGISRDDAGRFLTQYVDKGIFLTDPFVSLDVEGVGQLIEIAAERGRATRADIKLGICGEHGGDAPSIHFCEKTGLDYVSASPYRVPIARLAAAQAALRK, encoded by the coding sequence ATGACGAAGATGGTGCATTTGTTCGGAGGTGCGGTCACCACGGCCGAGCGTTCGAAGGAGTTGCTGGGCGGCAAGGGGTCGAATCTTGCCGAAATGGCCTCGATCGGCCTGCCGGTCCCGCCGGGCTTCACGATCACCACCGACGTCTGCACCGCCTATTACGCCAATGGCGAGCAATTTCCGGCCGGGCTGGTCGAAGAGGTCGCCGCGGGCATCGCGCATATCGAGGGGATTACCGGCAAGCGTTTCGGCGACGCCGTCGACCCGTTGCTCGTCTCGGTCCGTTCGGGCGCGCGCGTGTCGATGCCGGGGATGATGGACACCGTCCTCAACCTCGGGCTCAACGACAAGACCGTCGTCGGGCTCGCCGAAGCATCGGGCGACCCGCGCTTCGCGTGGGACAGCTATCGCCGCTTCGTCCAGATGTACGCCGACGTCGTCATGGGCCTCGACCATGCCGAGTTCGAGGAAGCGCTGGAAATCGCCAAGGAAGACAAGGGCTTTTATCTCGACACCGAGATGGCGGCAGAGGACTGGCAGGCGCTGGTCAAGCAATATCAGGCGATCGTCGAACGCGAAACCGGCGCGCCTTTCCCGCAGGAACCGAAGGACCAGCTGTGGGGCGCGGTCGGCGCGGTGTTCGCGAGCTGGGAAAGCGACCGTGCGAAAGTCTATCGCCGCCTCAATTCGATCCCCGCCGAATGGGGCACCGCGGTCAATGTGCAGGCGATGGTGTTCGGCAATATGGGCGATACGTCGGCGACGGGCGTGGCGTTCACGCGCGATCCCGCGACCGGCGAGCGCGCCTGGTACGGCGAATGGCTGATCAATGCCCAGGGTGAAGACGTCGTCGCGGGCATCCGCACGCCGCAATATCTGACGAAGGCCGCGCGTGAGAGGGCGGGCGCCAGGCCGCTGTCGATGGAAGAGGCGATGCCCGAAACCTTCGCCGAGCTGGGCCGCGTCTTCGACACGCTCGAAACCCATTATCGCGACATGCAGGACATCGAGTTCACCGTCGAACGCGGCAAGCTGTGGATGCTGCAAACCCGTTCGGGCAAGCGCACCGCCAAGGCGGCGCTGAAGATCGCGGTCGATATGGCGGCCGAGGGATTGATTACCGAAGAGGAAGCCGTCGGCCGCGTCGATCCCGGCGCGCTCGACCAACTGCTCCACCCGACACTCGACCCGAAAGCGCCGCGCGACGTGCTGACCAAGGGGCTCCCCGCCAGCCCCGGCGCGGCGTCGGGCAAGATCATGTTCGACGCCGACAGTGCGGAGAAAGCCGCGGCGATGGGCGAAGCGGTGATCCTCGTCCGCGTCGAGACGAGCCCCGAGGACATTCACGGGATGCACGCGGCAAAAGGCATTTTGACCGCGCGCGGCGGGATGACCAGCCACGCGGCGGTCGTCGCGCGCGGCATGGGGCGTCCGTGCGTTTCGGGCGCGGGCGGGCTCAGCATCGACGGCGCCGCGCGCGTGCTGCGCGTCGGCGGGCGTGAGCTGCGCGAGGGCGATATTTTGACCCTCGACGGGTCGACCGGCGAAGTGATGGCCGGCGAGGTGCCGACGCTTATGCCCGAGCTGGTCGGCGATTTCGGCACGCTGATGGGCTGGGCCGACAAGGTGCGCCGGATGAAGGTGCGCACCAATGCGGAGACGCCGCAGGACGCCAGGGTCGCGCGCGACTTCGGCGCCGAGGGCATCGGCCTCTGCCGCACCGAACATATGTTCTTCGACGCCGCGCGCATCACCGCGGTGCGCGAGATGATCCTTGCCGACAGCGAGGAGGGCCGCCGTGCGGCGCTCGCCAAGCTGCTCCCCGAACAGCGCGGCGATTTTGCTGCGATCTTCGGCGTGATGGCGGGGCTGCCGGTGACGATCCGCCTGCTCGATCCGCCGCTCCACGAGTTCCTGCCGACGCGCGAGGAGGATTTCGCCGACGTCGCCGCAGCCGCGGGGGTGGGGATCGAGGCGCTCAAGGCGCGTGCCAACGAATTGCACGAGTTCAACCCGATGCTCGGCCATCGCGGCTGCCGCCTCGGTGTGACCTATCCCGAAATCTACGAAATGCAGGCGCGCGCGATCTTCGAGGCGGCGTGCGACGTCGCCGCCGAAACCGGCGCGGCGCCGGTCCCCGAAGTGATGATCCCGCTGGTCGCGACGCGCCGCGAGTTCGACCTGATGAAGGCGGTCGTGGATGCGCAGGCAAAAGCAGTGTTCGCCGAAAAGGGCCGCGAGATCGCCTATCTTGTCGGTACGATGATCGAACTGCCGCGCGCCGCGCTGATGGCGGGCGAAATTGCCGAGACGGCTGAGTTTTTCAGTTTCGGGACCAACGACCTGACGCAAACGACGATCGGCATCAGCCGCGACGACGCGGGGCGTTTCCTGACCCAATATGTCGACAAGGGCATCTTCCTGACCGATCCCTTCGTGAGCCTCGATGTCGAGGGCGTCGGACAGCTGATCGAGATCGCCGCCGAGCGCGGCCGGGCGACGCGCGCCGACATCAAACTGGGCATCTGCGGCGAGCATGGCGGCGACGCGCCGAGCATCCATTTCTGCGAAAAAACCGGCCTCGATTATGTCAGCGCCTCACCCTACCGCGTTCCCATAGCCCGGCTCGCCGCGGCGCAGGCGGCGCTGCGCAAATAA
- the glyS gene encoding glycine--tRNA ligase subunit beta, whose protein sequence is MTDFLLELRSEEIPARMQAGARAELEKLFRTQMSAAGIVVGDLTIWSTPRRLALIARDLPDATAAVSEELKGPRTSAPPQALEGFLRKTGLTQDQLEDRDGVWFAVIDKPGRATAEVLAEAIPAIVRAFAWPKSMRWGRDSASSESLRWVRPLSGIVAIFGEALIPCEVGGISAGFATRGHRFHCPGEITIGSASDYAEKLRACHVIVDHAERARIIRDGAAKAAADAGLSLVEDEGLVIENAGLTEWPVPLLGRFDEAFLAVPPEVIQLTARVNQKYFVVNDADGKLANGFVCTANIDAVDGGAEIVAGNQKVLAARLSDARFFWEQDRKTKLADHAKKLDRITFHEKLGTVADKVERVAKLAEWLANEGIVPNCDPALARQAAELAKADLVTEMVGEFPELQGLMGGYYARAEGLPQAVADAIRDHYKPVGQGDDVPTAPVTVAVALADKLDTIAGFFMKNMKPTGSKDPFALRRAGLGIIALTVRSSLRGDIGTWLAAARRYFVDQDIVDEREYPDAYATKDAAISAGLATVFMDEVRDFIADRLKVQQREAGVRHDLIDAVFALGGEDDLVRLLARVKALQAFMATEDGTNLLAGYKRAANILKQASVPAEAGTRGGAAQVLEEGTPGLRLSPECMTVHDAALLAALDTAEPAALNAVADERFTDAMAALASLRAPIDAFFEGVMVNDPDEVVRAYRLGLLARFTGAVHGVADFSKIEG, encoded by the coding sequence ATGACCGATTTTCTTCTCGAACTGCGCAGCGAGGAAATCCCCGCGCGGATGCAGGCCGGCGCGCGCGCCGAGCTAGAAAAGCTGTTCCGGACGCAGATGAGCGCCGCGGGTATCGTGGTCGGCGATCTGACCATCTGGTCGACGCCGCGCCGCCTTGCCCTGATCGCTCGCGACCTGCCCGACGCGACCGCAGCCGTCAGCGAGGAACTCAAAGGCCCGCGCACCAGCGCGCCGCCGCAGGCCCTCGAAGGCTTCCTGCGCAAGACCGGGCTGACGCAGGACCAGCTCGAAGACCGCGACGGCGTCTGGTTCGCCGTGATCGACAAGCCGGGCCGCGCGACCGCCGAGGTGCTGGCCGAGGCGATCCCCGCGATCGTCCGCGCTTTTGCCTGGCCCAAGTCGATGCGCTGGGGCAGGGACAGTGCGAGCAGCGAAAGCCTGCGCTGGGTGCGCCCGCTGTCGGGCATCGTCGCGATCTTTGGCGAAGCGCTGATTCCATGTGAAGTTGGGGGGATTTCCGCCGGTTTCGCAACGCGCGGCCACCGTTTTCACTGCCCGGGCGAGATCACGATCGGCTCGGCATCGGACTATGCGGAAAAGCTGCGCGCATGCCATGTCATCGTCGACCATGCGGAGCGGGCGCGTATCATCCGCGACGGCGCCGCCAAGGCCGCGGCCGACGCCGGGCTGAGCCTCGTCGAGGACGAGGGGCTGGTGATCGAGAATGCCGGCCTCACCGAATGGCCGGTGCCGCTTCTGGGGCGCTTCGACGAGGCGTTCCTGGCGGTGCCGCCGGAGGTGATCCAGCTGACCGCGCGGGTGAACCAGAAATATTTTGTCGTGAACGATGCGGATGGGAAGCTGGCGAACGGTTTTGTCTGCACCGCGAATATCGATGCGGTCGACGGCGGCGCGGAGATTGTGGCGGGGAACCAGAAGGTGCTGGCGGCGCGATTGTCGGATGCGCGCTTCTTCTGGGAACAGGATCGCAAGACGAAGCTGGCGGATCACGCGAAGAAGCTGGACCGGATCACCTTTCACGAAAAGCTGGGGACGGTCGCGGACAAGGTCGAGCGCGTTGCGAAGCTGGCCGAATGGCTGGCGAACGAAGGCATCGTCCCGAATTGCGACCCAGCGCTCGCGCGGCAGGCGGCCGAGCTGGCGAAAGCCGACCTCGTCACCGAAATGGTCGGCGAGTTCCCCGAATTGCAGGGCCTGATGGGCGGCTATTACGCCCGCGCCGAAGGGCTTCCGCAAGCGGTCGCCGACGCGATCCGCGACCATTACAAGCCGGTCGGGCAGGGCGATGACGTCCCGACCGCGCCGGTGACGGTGGCTGTGGCGTTGGCGGATAAGCTGGATACGATTGCTGGCTTCTTCATGAAGAATATGAAGCCGACCGGGTCGAAAGACCCCTTTGCCTTGCGCCGCGCTGGATTGGGTATCATTGCGCTAACGGTCAGAAGCTCGTTACGCGGAGATATTGGGACTTGGCTGGCTGCAGCACGTCGATACTTTGTCGATCAGGACATCGTAGATGAGCGGGAATATCCTGATGCCTACGCAACGAAAGATGCTGCAATTTCCGCAGGCCTTGCCACAGTTTTCATGGATGAAGTTCGCGACTTCATCGCAGACCGCCTCAAAGTCCAGCAGCGCGAAGCCGGCGTCCGGCACGACCTGATCGACGCGGTTTTCGCGCTCGGCGGCGAGGATGATCTGGTTCGCTTGCTTGCGCGGGTGAAGGCGTTGCAGGCGTTTATGGCGACCGAGGACGGCACCAACCTGCTCGCGGGTTACAAGCGTGCAGCGAACATTTTGAAACAAGCCAGTGTTCCGGCGGAAGCCGGAACCCGGGGCGGGGCAGCGCAGGTGTTGGAGGAAGGCACTCCTGGGCTCCGGCTTTCGCCGGAGTGCATGACGGTGCATGACGCCGCGCTCCTCGCAGCCCTCGACACCGCCGAACCGGCTGCGCTCAACGCCGTCGCCGACGAACGCTTCACCGACGCCATGGCCGCCCTCGCCAGCCTTCGCGCGCCGATCGACGCCTTTTTCGAGGGCGTGATGGTCAACGACCCCGACGAAGTGGTGCGCGCCTATCGGCTTGGACTGCTCGCGCGCTTTACCGGCGCGGTGCATGGCGTTGCGGATTTCTCGAAGATAGAGGGCTGA
- a CDS encoding helix-turn-helix transcriptional regulator, with the protein MNNQLKVLRAMRNWSQAELADRLDVSRQAVNAIETGKYDPSLPLAFKLARLFDMPIEEIFDDGHKGQDDGE; encoded by the coding sequence ATGAACAACCAGCTGAAAGTGCTGCGCGCGATGCGAAACTGGAGCCAGGCCGAACTGGCCGACCGGCTGGACGTATCGCGGCAGGCGGTGAACGCGATCGAAACGGGCAAATATGACCCGTCGCTGCCGCTCGCATTCAAGCTGGCGCGGCTGTTCGACATGCCGATCGAGGAGATTTTCGACGATGGCCACAAGGGACAGGACGATGGCGAATGA
- a CDS encoding TraB/GumN family protein — MRRAPASPDQGRRRIAAALLPVLLAACGPVEPAMKARPAMWLAEDVDTRIYILGSMHALPRGTDWDDGAVGAAIEAADTLVMELSPAELDAAADAFRELAPRSTPLAIEARLTGKALTGYRALEARGRRLNGDGLDDWAVMVLIGQRVAQNAALSPDEGVETQLTERFEAAGKPITGLERARGQLMLFETLDPATQRALLVRAAEEADTATRDVLALTAAWSRGDVAALEKVVNEDIDAAPAARKAIITDRNRRWTAWAARRMERPGTVLMAVGAGHLVGAEGVPALLEARGVRVRRVQ, encoded by the coding sequence TTGAGGCGGGCACCGGCCTCGCCCGACCAAGGGCGTCGCCGCATCGCGGCGGCGCTTTTGCCGGTGCTGCTCGCGGCATGCGGACCCGTCGAACCGGCGATGAAAGCCCGGCCCGCGATGTGGCTGGCGGAGGACGTCGATACGCGCATCTATATTCTGGGATCGATGCACGCGCTGCCGCGCGGCACCGACTGGGATGACGGCGCGGTTGGCGCCGCGATCGAGGCCGCCGATACGCTGGTAATGGAGTTGTCGCCCGCCGAGCTGGACGCGGCGGCCGATGCGTTCCGCGAGCTTGCGCCGCGCAGCACCCCGTTGGCCATCGAAGCGCGGCTGACCGGCAAGGCGCTGACGGGCTATCGCGCACTGGAGGCGCGCGGGCGGCGGCTGAACGGCGACGGGCTCGACGACTGGGCGGTGATGGTGCTGATCGGCCAGCGCGTCGCGCAGAATGCCGCGCTGTCGCCCGACGAGGGCGTCGAGACGCAGCTGACCGAGCGGTTCGAAGCCGCGGGCAAACCGATCACCGGGCTGGAGCGTGCGCGCGGGCAATTGATGCTTTTTGAAACGCTGGATCCCGCGACGCAGCGCGCGCTGCTGGTTCGCGCCGCCGAGGAGGCCGATACGGCAACGCGCGACGTGCTGGCGCTGACCGCAGCGTGGAGCCGCGGCGACGTCGCCGCGCTCGAAAAGGTCGTCAACGAGGACATCGACGCCGCGCCTGCCGCACGCAAGGCGATCATCACCGACCGCAACCGTCGCTGGACCGCGTGGGCGGCACGCCGGATGGAGCGGCCCGGCACCGTGCTGATGGCAGTCGGCGCAGGGCATCTGGTCGGCGCCGAGGGCGTGCCGGCGCTGCTGGAAGCGCGGGGGGTGCGGGTGCGGCGGGTGCAATAA